In Zingiber officinale cultivar Zhangliang chromosome 3B, Zo_v1.1, whole genome shotgun sequence, a single window of DNA contains:
- the LOC121967403 gene encoding dol-P-Man:Man(5)GlcNAc(2)-PP-Dol alpha-1,3-mannosyltransferase-like isoform X1, protein MALAVGGFRISKSLFASALLVLDAVLIALIIAYVPYTKIDWDAYMSQVDGFLGGERDYTKLKGDTGPLVYPAGFLYVYSGIKFLTGGEVFPAQILFGVLYIINLAVIFFIYIKSDVLPWWAFSLLCLSKRVHSIFVLRLFNDCFAMTLLHASLALVLCQKWHMALIIYSGAVAIKMNVLLYAPPLFLLMLKAFDIKGVFSTLFGAALVQIILGLPFLLTYPVEYVSRAFNLGRVFIHFWSVNFKFVPEQIFVSKEFSIALLVLHLMLLATFAQFRWSKSEGLFILLKAKVSDALSLSIRRFHSYEPRTKTLNKSYVASVMFTGNFIGIVCARSLHYQFYSWYFYSLPFLLWISPFPTPLRLILFAGVELCWNIYPSNVYSSSLLLCVHLFILLGLWIAPVECEYATQKPSEKKEE, encoded by the exons ATGGCGCTAGCCGTCGGGGGCTTCAGGATCTCAAAGTCTCTATTTGCATCGGCGCTGTTGGTTCTCGATGCCGTCCTGATCGCTCTGATCATCGCCTACGTCCCTT ATACGAAGATTGATTGGGATGCATACATGTCCCAG GTAGATGGGTTCCTTGGAGGAGAGAGGGATTACACCAAACTGAAGGGGGACACAGGCCCATTGGTTTATCCAGCTGGGTTTCTCTATGTCTATTCTGGCATCAAATTTCTGACTGGAGGAGAAGTCTTTCCTGCGCAG ATCTTGTTTGGTGTTCTTTATATAATAAATCTGGCGGTTATTTTCTTCATCTATATAAAATCAGATGTG CTTCCATGGTGGGCTTTCAGTCTCCTTTGTTTGTCAAAGAGGGTGCATTCCATTTTTGTTCTTCGTCTGTTTAATGACTGTTTTGCAATGACTTTGCTTCATGCTTCTCTAGCTTTGGTTCTATGTCAAAAATGGCATATGGCTTTGATTATTTACAG TGGAGCTGTGGCAATTAAGATGAATGTTCTTCTTTATGCACCTCCCCTGTTTCTGCTCATGTTGAAG GCTTTTGATATTAAGGGCGTCTTTTCTACCTTGTTTGGTGCTGCACTAGTGCAG ATCATATTGGGCTTACCGTTCTTGCTGACATATCCAGTTGAGTACGTATCAAGAGCCTTTAACCTTGGACGTGTCTTCATTCATTTCTG GTCTGTTAATTTCAAGTTCGTTCCAGAACAGATATTCGTATCAAAGGAGTTTTCCATTGCTCTGTTGGTTCTTCATCTCATGTTGCTTGCAACTTTTGCACAGTTTAGGTGGTCCAA GAGCGAAGGGCTTTTTATTCTCTTGAAGGCCAAAGTCAGTGATGCCTTATCATTATCTATTCGACGATTTCATTCCTATGAACCAAGAACCAAAACTCTTAACAAATCAT ATGTTGCTTCTGTTATGTTTACGGGGAACTTCATTGGCATAGTATGTGCTCGGTCCCTTCATTACCAGTTCTACTCATG GTACTTCTACTCCTTGCCCTTCCTTTTGTGGATATCGCCTTTCCCTACACCTCTAAG ACTCATTTTGTTTGCTGGAGTGGAGCTTTGCTGGAACATATACCCTTCAAATGTCTATTCTTCAAGTTTATTGCTGTGTGTACACTTGTTCATACTCCTGGGTCTTTGGATTGCCCCTGTCGAATGCGAATATGCTACTCAAAAACCTTCAGAGAAAAAAGAAGAATGA
- the LOC121967403 gene encoding dol-P-Man:Man(5)GlcNAc(2)-PP-Dol alpha-1,3-mannosyltransferase-like isoform X2, whose product MALAVGGFRISKSLFASALLVLDAVLIALIIAYVPYTKIDWDAYMSQVDGFLGGERDYTKLKGDTGPLVYPAGFLYVYSGIKFLTGGEVFPAQILFGVLYIINLAVIFFIYIKSDVLPWWAFSLLCLSKRVHSIFVLRLFNDCFAMTLLHASLALVLCQKWHMALIIYSGAVAIKMNVLLYAPPLFLLMLKAFDIKGVFSTLFGAALVQIILGLPFLLTYPVESVNFKFVPEQIFVSKEFSIALLVLHLMLLATFAQFRWSKSEGLFILLKAKVSDALSLSIRRFHSYEPRTKTLNKSYVASVMFTGNFIGIVCARSLHYQFYSWYFYSLPFLLWISPFPTPLRLILFAGVELCWNIYPSNVYSSSLLLCVHLFILLGLWIAPVECEYATQKPSEKKEE is encoded by the exons ATGGCGCTAGCCGTCGGGGGCTTCAGGATCTCAAAGTCTCTATTTGCATCGGCGCTGTTGGTTCTCGATGCCGTCCTGATCGCTCTGATCATCGCCTACGTCCCTT ATACGAAGATTGATTGGGATGCATACATGTCCCAG GTAGATGGGTTCCTTGGAGGAGAGAGGGATTACACCAAACTGAAGGGGGACACAGGCCCATTGGTTTATCCAGCTGGGTTTCTCTATGTCTATTCTGGCATCAAATTTCTGACTGGAGGAGAAGTCTTTCCTGCGCAG ATCTTGTTTGGTGTTCTTTATATAATAAATCTGGCGGTTATTTTCTTCATCTATATAAAATCAGATGTG CTTCCATGGTGGGCTTTCAGTCTCCTTTGTTTGTCAAAGAGGGTGCATTCCATTTTTGTTCTTCGTCTGTTTAATGACTGTTTTGCAATGACTTTGCTTCATGCTTCTCTAGCTTTGGTTCTATGTCAAAAATGGCATATGGCTTTGATTATTTACAG TGGAGCTGTGGCAATTAAGATGAATGTTCTTCTTTATGCACCTCCCCTGTTTCTGCTCATGTTGAAG GCTTTTGATATTAAGGGCGTCTTTTCTACCTTGTTTGGTGCTGCACTAGTGCAG ATCATATTGGGCTTACCGTTCTTGCTGACATATCCAGTTGA GTCTGTTAATTTCAAGTTCGTTCCAGAACAGATATTCGTATCAAAGGAGTTTTCCATTGCTCTGTTGGTTCTTCATCTCATGTTGCTTGCAACTTTTGCACAGTTTAGGTGGTCCAA GAGCGAAGGGCTTTTTATTCTCTTGAAGGCCAAAGTCAGTGATGCCTTATCATTATCTATTCGACGATTTCATTCCTATGAACCAAGAACCAAAACTCTTAACAAATCAT ATGTTGCTTCTGTTATGTTTACGGGGAACTTCATTGGCATAGTATGTGCTCGGTCCCTTCATTACCAGTTCTACTCATG GTACTTCTACTCCTTGCCCTTCCTTTTGTGGATATCGCCTTTCCCTACACCTCTAAG ACTCATTTTGTTTGCTGGAGTGGAGCTTTGCTGGAACATATACCCTTCAAATGTCTATTCTTCAAGTTTATTGCTGTGTGTACACTTGTTCATACTCCTGGGTCTTTGGATTGCCCCTGTCGAATGCGAATATGCTACTCAAAAACCTTCAGAGAAAAAAGAAGAATGA